A single Venturia canescens isolate UGA chromosome 1, ASM1945775v1, whole genome shotgun sequence DNA region contains:
- the LOC122405650 gene encoding uncharacterized protein: MRPTLFVLLALCLVAACRAAEEEYDYEEEPSPVSSTQAPARPAGRLGSLLSPRGRAPAVRKPAATTSTTLKPVEQLADEADEKNDEEFEDSQEQEEAQTTTTESAKKLRAGGIRPFRSNDDLLAALKRRRAQVGVITHAPSTTQSSVEPTSSKSKSSSGGRSRNGSVAEASSRTSTRGKFGGNTRGNKPLQEEVEETQHEEVQVKPKPYRRG, translated from the exons ATGAGACCGACCCTCTTTGT ATTATTGGCTCTCTGTTTGGTGGCTGCGTGCAGAGCTGCCGAGGAGGAGTATGATTACGAGGAAGAGCCATCACCAGTTTCGTCGACTCAAGCACCGGCGAGACCAGCTGGAAGACTTGGCAGCCTTCTATCTCCGCGAGGGCGTGCACCTGCAGTGAGGAAGCCTGCAGCC acgaCATCAACTACACTTAAACCAGTGGAACAATTAGCCGATGAAgcggacgaaaaaaatgacgaagagTTCGAAGATAGCCAGGAGCAAGAAGAAGCTCAAACTACAACAACAGAGTCGGCGAAAAAACTTCGCGCTGGTGGAATCAGGCCATTCAG ATCGAACGATGACTTGCTCGCAGCTCTAAAAAGGAGGAGAGCTCAGGTTGGAGTGATCACTCACGCACCATCGACAACGCAATCATCAGTCGAACCTACCTCATCGAAATCTAA ATCATCTTCAGGTGGTCGCAGCCGGAATGGCTCAGTTGCTGAAGCATCGTCAAGGACATCAACTCGCGGCAAATTCGGTGGTAACACGAGGGGCAATAAACCTCTCCAAGAGGAGGTGGAAGAAACTCAGCATGAGGAAGTTCAAGTCAAACCTAAACCTTATCGCAGAGGTTGA